Proteins encoded together in one Luteimonas fraxinea window:
- a CDS encoding GNAT family N-acetyltransferase: MSAATPLVSRIATLDDLPAVLAMMRAFYSEDRLNFDEVATPRAVSALLSDPGCGALLLLGADGTDGYMALTRGFSLEQGGHHALLDELYIAPAARGRGLGAQALEIASTQARVWGVAVLRLEVHHHNPRAKALYLRADFVDGHRDMLALDLGTRP, translated from the coding sequence ATGAGCGCCGCGACGCCTCTGGTTTCGCGCATCGCCACACTCGACGATCTGCCCGCTGTGCTGGCGATGATGCGGGCCTTCTACAGCGAGGACCGCCTGAACTTCGACGAGGTCGCCACGCCGCGCGCGGTGTCGGCGCTGCTGTCCGATCCCGGCTGCGGCGCGCTGCTGCTGCTCGGCGCCGACGGTACCGACGGATATATGGCGCTGACCCGCGGCTTCAGCCTCGAACAGGGCGGCCACCATGCCCTGCTCGACGAGCTCTACATCGCGCCGGCCGCGCGCGGTCGTGGACTCGGCGCGCAGGCGCTCGAGATCGCCAGCACGCAGGCGCGCGTCTGGGGCGTCGCCGTGCTGCGTCTGGAAGTGCATCACCACAATCCGCGCGCGAAGGCGCTGTACCTGCGCGCGGATTTCGTCGACGGCCACCGCGACATGCTCGCGCTCGATCTGGGCACACGCCCCTGA
- a CDS encoding L,D-transpeptidase family protein: MPRFPRRAASAALLLTTLLLAACGTTRTPAAAPLTGAQQLVVVTSADWDASEARMQRFERDGNGAWRAVGDAVPVMLGRNGSGWGIGLHPAQAGEPQKREGDGRAPAGVFAIGEAFGYAPTGIGALPYLPMQASHYCIDVPASPLYNRIVDEKDVGAAAVEGSSERMRLDLHNDGDVRYRQGFVIEHNAQGEAGRGSCIFAHLLRRPDETTAGCTAMSDAAMDALLGWLDPARTPRFVLLPDAEYARLQTAWQLPALPR; the protein is encoded by the coding sequence ATGCCCCGATTCCCTCGACGCGCCGCGAGCGCCGCGCTGCTGCTGACCACACTGCTGCTCGCCGCCTGCGGCACCACCCGAACGCCGGCTGCAGCACCACTGACCGGTGCGCAGCAGCTCGTCGTCGTGACTTCGGCCGACTGGGACGCTTCGGAGGCGCGCATGCAGCGCTTTGAACGCGATGGCAACGGCGCCTGGCGCGCGGTCGGCGATGCGGTACCAGTGATGCTGGGCCGCAACGGCAGCGGCTGGGGCATCGGCCTGCATCCTGCGCAGGCAGGCGAACCGCAGAAACGCGAAGGCGACGGCCGCGCACCTGCCGGCGTGTTCGCGATCGGCGAAGCCTTCGGCTACGCACCCACCGGCATCGGCGCCCTGCCCTACCTGCCGATGCAGGCCTCGCATTACTGCATCGACGTGCCGGCCTCGCCGCTCTACAACCGCATCGTCGACGAGAAGGACGTCGGTGCGGCCGCGGTGGAGGGTTCCAGCGAGCGCATGCGTCTCGACCTGCACAACGATGGCGACGTGCGCTATCGCCAGGGCTTCGTCATCGAACACAACGCACAAGGCGAGGCCGGCCGCGGCAGCTGCATCTTCGCCCACCTGCTACGCCGCCCCGATGAGACCACGGCCGGCTGCACCGCGATGAGCGATGCGGCGATGGACGCTCTGCTCGGCTGGCTGGACCCGGCGCGCACACCGCGCTTCGTGCTGCTGCCCGACGCCGAATACGCGCGTCTGCAGACCGCCTGGCAGCTGCCGGCGCTGCCGCGATGA
- a CDS encoding MurR/RpiR family transcriptional regulator — translation MASPLLKIRAERDRLSAIERRIGDFVLENAHLLRDYSSQQLAGALGISQSSVVKFSQKLGFRGYPDLKFSVGESVAREREPATITTAATVELPAVADALWQGKSQAEAATRSINPQPGLQTIAAALHVAGRVVVVGSGEDNLAARAFAMRLSLLGVPAAYHPDPTLAAAQVAGLGEGDLLALFSEQGQQPALLQLARLAHERGARVLSATRHSSNPLRTRADHALLVSAHDAQPHVAMLLYHSALQQLLDILIVQLCAMPGRQARLADHQARMRRLLDP, via the coding sequence ATGGCCTCGCCGCTGCTGAAGATCCGCGCCGAACGCGACCGGCTGTCGGCGATCGAGCGCCGCATCGGAGACTTCGTGCTGGAGAACGCGCACCTGCTGCGCGATTACTCCTCGCAACAGCTCGCCGGTGCGCTCGGCATCAGCCAGTCGAGCGTGGTGAAGTTCAGCCAGAAGCTCGGCTTCCGCGGCTATCCGGATCTGAAGTTCTCGGTGGGCGAATCGGTCGCGCGCGAACGCGAGCCGGCGACCATCACGACCGCCGCGACGGTCGAGCTGCCCGCGGTTGCGGACGCGCTGTGGCAGGGCAAGAGCCAGGCCGAAGCCGCGACGCGTTCGATCAATCCCCAACCCGGTCTCCAGACGATCGCGGCCGCGCTGCACGTGGCGGGACGCGTGGTCGTGGTCGGCTCGGGCGAGGACAATCTCGCCGCACGCGCGTTCGCGATGCGGCTGTCGCTGCTCGGTGTCCCTGCGGCCTATCACCCGGATCCCACACTTGCCGCTGCGCAGGTCGCCGGCCTCGGCGAAGGCGACCTGCTGGCGCTGTTCTCCGAGCAGGGCCAGCAGCCGGCGTTGTTGCAACTCGCCAGGCTCGCGCACGAGCGCGGCGCACGTGTGCTGTCGGCGACGCGGCATTCCAGCAATCCGCTGCGCACCCGCGCCGATCATGCGCTGCTGGTCTCGGCGCACGACGCGCAGCCGCATGTCGCGATGCTGCTCTATCACAGCGCCCTGCAGCAGCTTCTCGATATCCTGATTGTGCAGCTGTGCGCGATGCCCGGCCGGCAGGCGCGACTCGCCGATCACCAGGCGCGCATGCGCCGCCTGCTCGATCCATGA
- a CDS encoding dipeptide epimerase, translating to MKITDIQLGMVRVPLKTPFKTALRTVESVDDIIVSIHTDTGHIGYGEAAATAVITGDTHGSIVAAISTVIAPRLVGREIADFNALTRLVQTALERNTSAKAAVEIALYDLFAQLHGAPLYRILGGGDPVISTDITISVDYIDKMVADALSAVDRGFGALKIKVGKDLGVDLERIRAIHAAVDGRALLRLDANQGWTPKQAVHAMRQLEDAGIEPELLEQPVKAHDLAGLKYVTDRVHVPVMADESVFGPVELIELIRMRAADIVNIKLMKTGGLSNAIKLADIAGLHGVDCMIGCMIETSISVAAAAHLAVAKSDVITKIDLDGPSLCAWNPVEGGVSFDDAEISIGDAPGLGIVSIRGVQPIAC from the coding sequence ATGAAGATCACCGACATCCAGCTGGGCATGGTGCGCGTGCCGCTGAAGACGCCGTTCAAGACCGCGCTGCGCACCGTGGAGAGCGTCGACGACATCATCGTGTCGATCCACACCGACACCGGCCACATCGGCTACGGCGAAGCCGCGGCGACCGCGGTGATCACCGGGGATACCCACGGCTCGATCGTCGCGGCGATCTCGACCGTCATCGCGCCACGACTGGTCGGCCGCGAGATCGCAGATTTCAACGCGCTGACGCGGCTCGTGCAGACCGCGCTCGAGCGCAACACCAGCGCCAAGGCCGCGGTCGAGATCGCGCTCTACGATCTGTTCGCACAACTGCATGGCGCGCCGCTGTACCGCATCCTCGGCGGCGGTGATCCGGTGATCAGCACCGACATCACGATCAGCGTCGACTACATCGACAAGATGGTCGCCGATGCGCTATCGGCCGTGGACCGCGGCTTCGGCGCGCTGAAGATCAAGGTCGGCAAGGATCTGGGCGTCGATCTAGAACGCATCCGCGCGATCCATGCCGCGGTCGACGGCCGTGCACTGCTGCGCCTCGACGCCAACCAGGGCTGGACGCCGAAGCAGGCCGTGCATGCGATGCGCCAGCTCGAAGACGCCGGCATCGAACCGGAGCTGCTGGAGCAGCCGGTCAAGGCCCATGATCTTGCCGGCCTGAAGTACGTCACCGATCGCGTGCACGTGCCGGTGATGGCGGACGAAAGCGTGTTCGGCCCGGTCGAACTGATCGAACTGATCCGCATGCGCGCGGCCGACATCGTCAACATCAAGCTGATGAAGACCGGCGGGTTGTCGAACGCGATCAAGCTCGCCGACATCGCTGGCCTGCACGGCGTGGATTGCATGATCGGCTGCATGATCGAAACCAGCATCAGCGTCGCTGCGGCAGCGCATCTGGCCGTCGCCAAGTCCGATGTCATCACCAAGATCGATCTCGACGGGCCGTCGCTGTGCGCGTGGAATCCGGTCGAAGGCGGCGTCTCGTTCGACGATGCCGAGATCTCGATCGGCGACGCGCCGGGGCTCGGGATCGTGTCGATACGCGGCGTGCAGCCCATCGCCTGCTGA
- a CDS encoding SH3 domain-containing protein, with product MRFNRLSPFAMRCTLATLLTLAALLPAPGATHAASPAIPGLTAPMLSPAYWIARLDAPDAVVLDAASIDAQNTVMRRDDVSIQDPLALHDRLDRRTVAGWIEALSKRPTAPRFTVDGPVDAATLDGWIDALALDAVPAHVTPRFGLVVRRADLRAFPTATRVFSRPGDTDIDRFQEDALFPGAPVAVLHASRDGDWLFVVSERYRAWVETTHIAIGTRDAVAGYAARAADGVVVTGATARTVFTPEAPAVSDVQLEMGVRVPRADRDATRVLHGQVPAFGHIVELPVRGDDGALSFSPALLPASADVADDVLPYTRAALIRQAFKFLGERYGWGHSYNARDCSGFVSEIYRSVGILLPRNTSAQATSPALNRIEVTADMPHAQRLQLLRDAGVGDMVFIPGHVMMVIGHIDGEPWVIHDTAGMSLRDADGAIARLPLNGVVVTPVTPMLSGEDGTTIDRITSIQRVR from the coding sequence ATGCGTTTCAACCGACTGTCCCCGTTCGCCATGCGTTGCACGCTCGCTACGCTGCTGACGCTCGCCGCACTGCTGCCGGCGCCCGGCGCGACGCATGCCGCGTCGCCGGCGATTCCGGGCCTGACCGCGCCGATGCTGTCGCCGGCGTACTGGATCGCGCGACTCGACGCACCTGATGCGGTGGTCCTCGATGCCGCCTCGATCGACGCGCAGAACACCGTGATGCGTCGCGACGATGTGTCGATCCAGGATCCACTCGCCCTGCATGATCGACTCGATCGGCGTACCGTCGCCGGTTGGATCGAAGCGCTGTCGAAGCGCCCCACGGCGCCACGCTTCACTGTCGATGGCCCGGTCGATGCCGCGACGCTCGATGGCTGGATCGACGCGCTGGCGCTCGACGCCGTGCCCGCGCACGTGACGCCGCGTTTCGGTCTCGTGGTGCGCCGTGCAGACCTGCGCGCATTCCCGACCGCGACCCGCGTCTTCAGCCGCCCCGGCGACACCGACATCGACCGCTTCCAGGAAGATGCCCTGTTCCCGGGCGCACCGGTCGCGGTGCTGCATGCCAGCCGCGACGGCGACTGGCTGTTCGTGGTCAGCGAGCGCTATCGCGCCTGGGTCGAGACCACGCACATCGCGATTGGCACGCGTGATGCGGTTGCCGGGTACGCGGCGCGTGCGGCTGATGGCGTCGTCGTCACCGGCGCCACCGCGCGCACGGTGTTCACGCCCGAAGCGCCAGCGGTCTCGGACGTGCAGCTGGAGATGGGCGTGCGTGTGCCGCGTGCCGATCGGGATGCGACGCGTGTGCTGCACGGCCAGGTGCCGGCATTCGGCCACATCGTCGAGCTGCCGGTGCGCGGTGACGACGGTGCACTGTCGTTTTCGCCGGCGCTGCTGCCGGCCTCCGCCGATGTCGCCGACGACGTGCTGCCCTACACGCGCGCAGCGCTGATCCGCCAGGCGTTCAAGTTCCTCGGCGAACGCTACGGCTGGGGGCACTCGTACAACGCGCGCGATTGCAGCGGTTTCGTATCGGAGATCTACCGCAGCGTCGGCATCCTGCTGCCGCGCAACACCAGCGCGCAGGCGACGAGTCCCGCACTGAATCGCATCGAGGTCACGGCCGATATGCCGCACGCGCAGCGCCTGCAGCTGCTGCGCGACGCCGGCGTCGGCGACATGGTGTTCATTCCGGGCCACGTGATGATGGTCATCGGCCACATCGACGGCGAGCCCTGGGTGATCCACGACACCGCCGGCATGAGCCTGCGCGACGCCGACGGTGCCATCGCGCGCCTGCCACTCAACGGCGTCGTGGTCACGCCGGTCACGCCGATGCTGTCGGGCGAGGACGGCACCACCATTGACCGCATCACAAGCATCCAGCGCGTGCGCTGA
- a CDS encoding TonB-dependent receptor plug domain-containing protein, producing MSCQPASHPPVLRRLSAALLLALATPAIVHAQTSTAEERVSTLDQVQVTGSRIARTEIEGPAPVTVITAEDIQKQGFSTVWESLGTLTQFTGNTLNESDQTGNSPNGQFMNLRGLGPGYQLILLNGQRLADYPQPYGSNGTAVSLGSIPAAAIERIEVMSGGASAIYGSDAVAGVVNIITKENFSGDTIRLRGGTTTQGGGDTGLFQWTGGRTGDRWSLTYAIERLDREEIVASQRDLTYLAHPQYRTNPERPTASISGVYYRAGQNYLWRNDAGALSPSYQALLDACDATNPDFVPFHSATTVAVPNRCGALDYYNARSIQNAYGKTSAYVSGSFDFSDTVTGYAQLLGSDSNDKSSSQTHYYIGEGPFTVRDPVRGLVTAQRIFLPDEVGGTKYIEYDERAWSINAGLRGTLVDGRFDWDVSLTSSRFEITTTRPRFLTRAVRDYYMGPVLGIAPDGNEIREFYTDRLFAPGSAALYDQLTTTVVSDGVSKSDQAQFVFSGPLFDLPAGPLQMAAVLEAAKQEYSLTPDPRTTVDYTGPDRVYNLTSTPGGGPRDRFALGLEFRVPVFSSLEATLAGRYDKYDDITSVDDAVTWQAGLEWRPFRNLLLRGAHATSFRAPDLLWIYAGTTGSNPIVDDEYLCRLNGIAPETPACTAAFNYQTYMTQSSNPLLEEEKGKSTTLGVVWDVLPNLSASVDWYRIELEGRVQTLSNSYYLEQEANCRLGQDRNGGAVDTNSQACQFYAGAVQRVVSDLNPDGRITRFATYPINASLMRTEGLDASLRYGLELGRWGDLNLQAGYTHVLEFEVAQFGDEAPRDVRSTVEYNSQRSRANWRASWSNDAWNTSLYGYRYGSRPNYNGNVLPGRTSGYVIWNADVSRRITDDVTLGISVLNLLDEMPPRDDSHTAWPYFASSYSAIGRQVFANITFDF from the coding sequence ATGTCCTGCCAGCCCGCTTCGCACCCGCCCGTCCTTCGTCGCCTGAGCGCCGCGCTGCTGTTGGCGCTGGCCACGCCCGCGATCGTCCATGCGCAGACGTCCACTGCCGAGGAACGCGTCAGCACGCTCGACCAGGTGCAGGTCACCGGCTCGCGCATCGCGCGCACCGAAATCGAGGGTCCGGCGCCGGTCACGGTGATCACCGCCGAAGACATCCAGAAGCAGGGCTTCAGCACGGTCTGGGAATCGCTGGGCACGCTGACCCAGTTCACCGGCAACACGCTCAACGAATCCGACCAGACCGGCAATTCGCCCAACGGGCAGTTCATGAATCTGCGCGGGCTGGGGCCGGGCTACCAGCTGATCCTGCTCAACGGCCAGCGCCTGGCCGACTACCCGCAGCCCTATGGCTCCAACGGCACCGCGGTGAGCCTGGGCAGCATTCCGGCGGCAGCGATCGAACGAATCGAAGTCATGAGCGGCGGCGCCTCGGCGATCTATGGATCGGACGCGGTCGCCGGCGTCGTCAACATCATCACCAAGGAAAACTTCAGCGGCGACACGATCCGCCTGCGCGGCGGTACCACCACGCAGGGCGGCGGCGACACCGGCCTGTTCCAGTGGACGGGCGGGCGCACCGGTGATCGCTGGAGCCTGACCTACGCGATCGAGCGGCTCGACCGCGAGGAGATCGTCGCCTCGCAGCGCGATCTCACGTACCTGGCACATCCGCAATACCGCACGAATCCCGAGCGTCCGACCGCATCGATCAGCGGCGTGTACTACCGCGCGGGCCAGAACTATTTGTGGCGGAACGATGCGGGCGCGCTGTCGCCGTCCTACCAGGCGCTGCTGGACGCCTGCGATGCGACCAATCCTGATTTCGTACCTTTCCATTCTGCGACGACCGTCGCGGTGCCCAACCGCTGCGGCGCGCTCGACTACTACAACGCGCGTTCGATCCAGAACGCCTACGGCAAGACCTCGGCCTATGTGTCGGGCAGCTTCGACTTCAGTGACACCGTGACCGGCTATGCGCAGCTGCTCGGCAGCGATTCCAACGACAAGAGCTCCAGCCAGACGCATTACTACATCGGCGAAGGTCCGTTCACCGTGCGCGATCCCGTGCGCGGTCTCGTCACTGCCCAGCGCATCTTCCTGCCCGATGAAGTGGGCGGCACCAAGTACATCGAGTACGACGAACGCGCGTGGTCGATCAACGCCGGTCTGCGCGGCACGCTGGTCGACGGTCGCTTCGACTGGGACGTGAGCCTGACCTCGTCCCGCTTCGAGATCACCACCACACGTCCGCGCTTCCTCACCCGCGCCGTGCGCGATTACTACATGGGTCCGGTGCTGGGCATCGCGCCTGACGGCAACGAGATCCGCGAGTTCTACACCGATCGCTTGTTCGCGCCCGGCTCTGCTGCGCTGTACGACCAGCTCACCACCACGGTGGTCAGCGACGGCGTGTCGAAGTCCGACCAGGCGCAGTTCGTGTTCAGTGGTCCGCTGTTCGATCTGCCGGCCGGCCCGCTGCAAATGGCCGCGGTGCTCGAAGCCGCGAAGCAGGAGTATTCGCTAACGCCCGATCCGCGCACGACCGTCGACTACACCGGCCCCGACCGCGTCTACAACCTGACCAGCACGCCGGGCGGTGGCCCGCGCGACCGCTTCGCACTCGGTCTCGAATTCCGCGTGCCGGTGTTCTCGAGTCTCGAAGCCACGCTCGCCGGTCGCTACGACAAGTACGACGACATCACGTCCGTCGACGACGCGGTGACCTGGCAGGCGGGCCTTGAATGGCGCCCGTTCCGCAACCTGCTGCTGCGCGGCGCGCATGCGACCAGCTTCCGCGCGCCCGACCTGCTGTGGATCTATGCCGGCACCACGGGTTCCAACCCGATCGTCGACGACGAGTACCTGTGCCGGCTCAACGGCATCGCCCCCGAAACGCCCGCCTGCACTGCGGCGTTCAACTACCAGACCTACATGACCCAGTCGTCGAACCCGCTGCTCGAAGAAGAGAAGGGCAAATCGACGACGCTGGGTGTGGTCTGGGATGTGCTGCCGAACCTGTCGGCGAGCGTCGACTGGTATCGCATCGAACTCGAAGGCCGGGTGCAGACGCTGTCGAACAGCTACTACCTCGAGCAGGAAGCGAACTGCCGGCTCGGCCAGGATCGCAACGGCGGCGCAGTCGACACGAACTCGCAGGCCTGCCAGTTCTACGCCGGCGCCGTGCAGCGCGTGGTGTCCGACCTCAATCCGGACGGCCGCATCACCCGCTTCGCGACCTATCCGATCAATGCCTCGCTGATGCGCACCGAAGGTCTCGACGCATCGCTGCGCTACGGTCTCGAGCTTGGCCGCTGGGGCGATCTGAACCTGCAGGCCGGCTACACCCACGTGCTCGAATTCGAGGTCGCGCAGTTCGGCGACGAAGCGCCGCGCGATGTGCGCAGCACCGTCGAATACAACAGCCAGCGCAGTCGCGCGAACTGGCGCGCCAGCTGGTCGAACGATGCCTGGAACACCAGCCTCTACGGCTACCGCTACGGCAGCCGGCCGAACTACAACGGCAACGTGCTGCCGGGCCGCACGTCGGGCTACGTGATCTGGAACGCGGATGTGTCGCGTCGCATCACCGACGACGTGACGCTGGGCATCAGCGTGCTCAACTTGCTCGATGAAATGCCGCCGCGCGACGATTCGCATACCGCGTGGCCGTATTTCGCCAGCAGCTACAGCGCGATCGGGCGCCAGGTGTTCGCCAATATCACCTTCGACTTCTGA
- a CDS encoding serine hydrolase, giving the protein MLIACLAVAGQAGAREAQIDPARLASLVDDAVARYALPGIAVGVVVDGEVVLRHMRGELRAGQGEPVDAATLFKIASNSKAMTAAVLARQVDAGLLRWDDPVVRHLPDFRMADDWVTREIQVRDLLIHNSGLGPGAGDLMLWPSPNRFTRSDVIHGLRHLQPRWSFRSRYAYDNTLYIVAGEVAAAVAGVPFDVLVRREIFEPLAMTRCQAGSWSRDAVGNVAQPHARIDGRTVVVRADDTTIPDEPMMAAGGLRCSLDDMLRWAQVWLDASGDDSEQAWLSQAQRDAAWTAHMPIPLSPRMRAWDRSHFSAYGYGWRLTDVDGTSKVSHTGTLKGMYSALTLLPERGVGIVVLINGDADEARTVLMQALVKQFTGAAGSHDVAYYAGLLAAERADSDASGSGARGPARAPTAAETANVVGRWRDPWFGSVDVCPQGDGLSFVSERSPKLHGDVVAVDGRLQVRWRDTDVDVDAWLIASPAQGSATALHMAKVDPDADFSYDFEDLAFVRESDCR; this is encoded by the coding sequence ATGCTGATCGCCTGCCTCGCTGTCGCGGGGCAGGCGGGTGCACGCGAGGCGCAGATCGATCCTGCACGGCTCGCGTCACTGGTCGACGACGCGGTCGCCCGCTACGCACTGCCCGGGATCGCGGTGGGCGTCGTCGTCGATGGCGAGGTGGTGCTGCGCCACATGCGCGGCGAACTGCGCGCGGGGCAGGGCGAGCCGGTCGACGCGGCCACGCTGTTCAAAATCGCATCCAACAGCAAGGCCATGACCGCGGCGGTGCTGGCCCGCCAGGTCGATGCCGGTCTGCTGCGCTGGGATGATCCGGTGGTGCGGCATCTGCCCGATTTCCGCATGGCCGACGACTGGGTCACGCGCGAGATCCAGGTCCGCGATCTGCTGATTCACAACAGCGGACTCGGCCCCGGCGCTGGCGATCTGATGCTGTGGCCGTCGCCGAACCGCTTCACGCGCTCGGACGTCATCCACGGCCTGCGCCATCTGCAGCCACGCTGGAGTTTCCGTTCCCGTTACGCCTACGACAACACGCTCTACATCGTTGCCGGCGAAGTGGCGGCCGCCGTGGCCGGCGTGCCGTTCGATGTGCTGGTGCGGCGCGAAATCTTCGAACCGCTCGCCATGACGCGCTGCCAGGCCGGCAGCTGGTCGCGCGACGCGGTCGGCAACGTCGCCCAGCCGCATGCGCGCATCGACGGTCGCACCGTCGTGGTGCGCGCCGATGACACGACGATTCCGGACGAGCCGATGATGGCCGCCGGCGGACTCCGCTGCAGCCTCGACGACATGCTGCGCTGGGCGCAGGTCTGGCTCGATGCCAGCGGTGACGATTCTGAGCAGGCGTGGTTGTCGCAGGCGCAGCGCGATGCCGCGTGGACGGCGCACATGCCGATTCCGCTCAGCCCGCGCATGCGCGCGTGGGATCGCAGCCACTTCTCGGCCTATGGCTACGGCTGGCGGCTGACCGATGTCGATGGCACGTCGAAGGTCTCGCACACCGGCACGCTCAAGGGCATGTATTCCGCGCTGACGCTGTTGCCCGAGCGCGGCGTGGGCATCGTCGTGTTGATCAACGGCGATGCGGACGAGGCGCGCACGGTGTTGATGCAGGCGCTGGTCAAGCAGTTCACCGGTGCAGCTGGCTCGCACGATGTCGCGTATTACGCCGGTTTGCTCGCAGCAGAGCGTGCCGACAGTGACGCGTCCGGATCCGGTGCGCGAGGTCCGGCGCGCGCGCCGACCGCGGCGGAGACTGCGAACGTCGTCGGGCGCTGGCGCGATCCGTGGTTCGGCAGCGTCGACGTGTGTCCTCAAGGAGATGGACTGAGCTTCGTCTCCGAGCGTTCGCCAAAACTGCACGGCGATGTCGTCGCGGTCGATGGCCGGCTGCAGGTGCGCTGGCGGGACACCGATGTCGATGTCGACGCGTGGCTCATCGCATCGCCGGCGCAGGGCAGCGCGACCGCGCTGCACATGGCCAAAGTCGATCCGGACGCGGATTTCAGCTACGACTTCGAAGATCTCGCATTCGTACGCGAAAGCGATTGCCGGTAG
- a CDS encoding HU family DNA-binding protein yields the protein MANLTKSDIIASVAEKSGLSRADAGRAVDGLLDTITEALKNGDAANFVGFGSFVARPRAARTGLNPQTKEPIQIAASTVPAFKAGKALKDAVK from the coding sequence ATGGCAAACCTCACCAAGTCCGACATCATCGCTTCGGTTGCCGAGAAGTCCGGCCTGTCGCGCGCCGACGCTGGCCGCGCTGTCGACGGCCTGCTCGACACGATCACCGAGGCGCTGAAGAACGGCGACGCGGCCAACTTCGTCGGCTTCGGTTCGTTCGTTGCCCGTCCGCGTGCTGCGCGCACCGGCCTGAACCCGCAGACCAAGGAGCCGATCCAGATCGCCGCTTCGACCGTGCCTGCTTTCAAGGCTGGCAAGGCGCTGAAGGATGCAGTAAAGTAA